The region ATGAAACTCATTTTCAAGTTGTTCAAAAAAGGCGGTTCGATTTATTGAAATACTATCATTGATTTTGCGAACTAAAGGACCTACATCACGGATAAGTGTTTTTTCTTTAGTTTCTGCTTGGTGTAAAATTCCATTTCTGATGTGATCGTAAAAAATCTCAGCTGAATCAATATCAAAATAAGGTTTGAAACTATCACTTTTTGTAAGGAAGTCAACAAATGTTGGTTTGCCATTATTCCTGTTATCAACAATGCCATTGCGAAAACTGTATAATGCTTCTATAAGAAGGCAACTAATTGCCATAATTGTAAACCCAAACTTTCTTTCTCTTACAGGTAGCTTTGCATCAGTTTGAATTAACAAACGAATTGGTTCTAAATATCTTGGTTCAAACCGATGTGTAAATATTTGAATAGCAGATTCCCAATCATCAGAATGTGGTGTATCTAAATTGAGGTTATTATAATCATCCGACTTAAAACCTTTTGCAATTTCCATGTAGTAAAGATATTGTTTTTCTGTGTGCGATTGAAAAAAGACTACGCAGGTAAAACAGCCTTGAGCTGCGTTGGCAAAGCGGAAAAACGGAATGGAGGAACGGAATGTAGTTTTGTAGCTGAGCGCGCGAGCCGACTGCGAGTGGAGCAAGGGTGGTGGATGCAAAAACCCGAGGAACGAGAGATGCAGACAGCTACCGTTTACGGCAGGGCTGGCGTGTGTTTTTGCTTTTGGGATGGGAAAGGCAAGTGTAGGGATTGAACGGAACGAAACGGGTGTGTTGGAAAAATGGAATGAAGCAATTCTGGCAGTTTTGAAGGGTTTGATAGTATTTGATATTTTCATTTTTAAATAAATACTAATTTGGGGTAGGAAATGCTGCCGGATTGCGTTATGAAATTGAGGGTGGATTAGTGGAGTGGAGAGAATGAGCTACTCTTGCGTGGGGTGCTGAAAGTTGCAGAATGAATGGAGAGAGGAACGAACGACTGGAATGAAGCTACTGTAAGCATTGGCTGAATGCAAAAAACATGACAGCCCGATTAGCCCGCAGCGACCCGCAGGCGAGCCCATTAATATGCAGCGGCAGACCCCCAATTAAAAAATATGTGAGGAACGAACACCATATTAGGGTTTGGGGGGATGTAATAGCTGCTAGTGAGGATGGAGAGAGTGTGTGAAGCAAAACAAGTGAACGGCATTTTGTGAGCACCTACCGGAGCGCAAACAAAATGGTAAGTGAACGGTATATGCAAGGGCGACCGTAGGGAGTTTATTTACCCTTGCATATATGTTTTTGCGGAACAAAACGGAACGACTGACGAACACCGCTTTACCTGCGTAGGCTTGTGCGGTTGGATTAATTACTATATGTACAAAAGTTCAAATATGCATTTCACTAATTTACGGATGTCTTGATAAGTATGTGTTGGTTGTATTGCAATTCGTGAGATTAATTCATCATTTTTTGTTGTTGGAGGTTCGGAAATAATTACAAAAAAACCAAGTGATTTCAGATCATTTTCTATATGCCTTGGATCTATAGAAGAAGGAAAGTTGATCCCAGTAATATGTAAAGATCCAGAATGGGATATTCCAAATCTATTGAGTTCAGATCTTAGAAGATTTGCTTTGTCAATAATCTGAATTCGTTCTTTTTTGCATTCTAAAGAAATATCAAGCGATATTGATATAACATCCCAAATTATAGGTGGAATCGCAGTTGAATATATCCAGGGTGATGCAATTTGAGTTAAATCATTAATTAGTACTTCGCTGGACAAAACAGCTGCGCCCATAATTCCTAATGATTTGCTGAAACCAATCATTCTAATATCTGGTCTGATAAAACCATGTTGCTTAATTCCAAGATGCCCTAATATACCAAATGAGTGGCATTCGTCTGTAATAATAGTTACTTTTCTTCTATCATCTAGATTGCTAAATTTTAAAAATGTTTCAACCCCAGTAATACCTTCTACAGTTGGATAAATAACTGCGATCCTATCTTCTTTATAATCCTTTACAATTTCAGACAAATCAGTTTCATTCAGATCAACAATAAGTTTTTTAACATGATTAGCTTTTAGACCAGTAATTACGGAGTTGTGATTTTTTATATCTGAAACAATTAAATCATAATCCTTACTCAAATATTCACAAATTGAATAATTTGCTGCCCACCCAGATGCGAAACATAAAGCCTTTGGGTAGGACATGAGTTTCTTAATCTTATTTTCTAATTTTAAACGCGAAGGATGAGTGCCACCCAAATAATTGCTGCCCAATGAACCAAAAAAAGAACCATCTATTTTTATACTATTTATCTGCTCATTAAAATCTGCACGCCAGGGAATCCCAAGATATTGTGTCGAGCAAAAATTTACTGCTTTGTTTCCAAAATCGTCAATAACTTCCGACGATGTTAGAGGTGTGTATTCATTGTAATACCTTACACCTGAATTGATAATGTTATTTACTAATTGCATATATTCTTTGATGTATTATTTCGTAATAGTTATTAAAAAATGATTCGATTGAATTAAACTCATGGTCAACCGCAATTATCGTTGGAGATTTAATTTCATTAGAAACATAGTAGGATTTGAGATTAGAAAAGAATTGATATTTTTTCACTTGATCCATACCTGTACAAGGTTCATCTAAGAGTAATAAATCTGGTTCTGAAATTACAGCCTGAGCAAGTGCAATGCGTTGATATTCTCCACCACTTAGTTTATTTCTGGAATGCACTCTTTTCAATATGCTCTGAGGTAATCCTAGATTAATAAGAACTTGATTAATTATTTTTTCATTATTATTAAAAAGTATCAAGTTTGATTTGACAGAAATATCTTCAATTAGCTTTGGATTTTGTTCAAGTAAAAAGACTTTTTTTGGCTTATTGCTAATATCAATATTCTTATTTTTATACCATTCTGCAATATATTTTAAGATTGTTGTTTTGCCAACACCTGACTGACCTAGAACCAAATTCCATTTCCCAATTTCAAAACTATACAATCCTTTATTTATAATAGTTTCATTGTTTTGGTAGCTAAAGTTTTTGCTAAATTTGACCAATATACTAGACGACACAGAATGTTTAATTATCGGTGTTTTACAAAATATAAACTTAGCGTATATATAATCAGAAATTCTTTGATTCTTTATTTTTTGTGGTTTTGCAATTTCACTAAGATTTTCATAGGCGTTTTTTGTTGATGATGACAAGCAGAATTTAGCTGCTGAACCAAAACTCTTGTAAATTACATCTTCGTTAATAATAGGATTTGATATAAGATCTAATCTAGTACCAAGAGCTTTATCAGATATTGAGAAATTTCTTCCAGAACCATTTATTGACCATGTTATAGGAGCACCTCCATGTTGCCTTTTGATTACATGTTTTTTAATAGTATCAACAATATTAATATTAACCGCTGAATCTGCAATATAAAGAATACCTGTTTCCTTGAGCAAAGATTCTGACAGCTTAAAAAATAATGATTGTTCTTCTGGGGTCAGCATGTAAAAAGCATCACGGCAAATAATAATATCTATATCATTTGAATAAGATTCATTTAACTCTCTCAGGCTTTCAATCGAACCAGTTATTGGCTTAATACAATCTGTGAGTTTTTTTGAAGCTACTTTTTCTGTAAATTTTGAAATAGCATATTCTGAAATATCAATACCAAAACTATGACAAGAAGGTAGATGCTCTGCTAACCTAAGCAATAAATCACCTTTTCCACAAGCAAAATCAATTATTTTAGTATTGTTTGAAAAGGAAAAAACCGATAAATGGTTAAGTAATAATCTAGATGTAATCTCTGTATTATTTATAATACCCTTATTAAAATTCAATTCGTTCATTTCATTTTCAAAAAACTCTGAAAAGTGTATTTCATCAGACCAATTTGGATTTTGGTGTTTTTCATTCCAATAAATTTCTTTCTCGGTATATGACATAGGGCTATTGTAATGTTGTTTGCGATAAATAAATTGATAAAAGAGTTATTTGAATAAATACTAAAATATTAAAAGACAACCTTAATATTTTGAGATATAATGCCTTTTTTTCTTTAGCTTTTTCTGTATCCGCTAGTATTTTGTCATCAAGGATAAGATCAAAAAATGAAAATGAAAATCCATTATAAAGCTTATAAACAAGAATTAATCGGATGACCAAGTAGCCAAGTAATAAGATTAAGAATGTAATTAGAGGATTTAATAATTCAATTCCGAATCCTGTTAATTTATCTATTACCCATGATAATGGTCGAAACAAAGAGCTTAAATCAGATTTTTTATCATAATAAACAGCCTGAAGTCCAATCGCTTGACTATCTTCATAAACTCCTTTTTCTTTGAAATGTTTTAAGATGTCTCTACGGACGATTGGATTTGAACAATTCTCACTATACCATTTTAGCAACTCCTTATCAATTATTATTTTAGAGGTTGCTTGCAAATCTCTAAGCTCAATGTTGTCAAGTTTCGAATAAATTTTGCTGCCTAAATTAATTGAAACTTGATTTAGTTTTACATCAATAAGCTTAATATCACCACTTAAAGAGATTGGTGCATCTATTGATAAATTAGAAGGTTCTTTGCTAGTGCTTGACACTTCTGAAACAATTAAATCTTTATATGAATTACCAGAAATACTTAGGTTACTTAAAAGGTTTAGTTTAAATATTTCGAGGCTTGTGTTTACATTATTTGTTACGATTTTATTTTGTCCAAACAACTTTAAATCACGCAATATTAAATTTAAAGAATAGTCTGATTTATTATAAGTTTCCAATCTGAAATTTGAAATGTTAATCTTCTCAATACGAATAGACAAATGGTCTAGTAATATCGGCACAAAAGAAATGTTGACTAGTTCCATATTAACAGTAGGAAGATCACTAGAATTTGATTTTATATCAATATTTGATGTTGAAATATTTTTTAATAGGATATTCTTTGATTTAAAATTTGCCCTAATGGTAATATCAGGGATGCATGAATTCATTACATTTATTGTTCTAAAAGAAGTCTTCCCATCTCTTAAATCTAGATTGAAGAATGATGATTCCTCCAAATAATGATGATT is a window of Lentimicrobium sp. L6 DNA encoding:
- a CDS encoding ATP-binding cassette domain-containing protein; the encoded protein is MSYTEKEIYWNEKHQNPNWSDEIHFSEFFENEMNELNFNKGIINNTEITSRLLLNHLSVFSFSNNTKIIDFACGKGDLLLRLAEHLPSCHSFGIDISEYAISKFTEKVASKKLTDCIKPITGSIESLRELNESYSNDIDIIICRDAFYMLTPEEQSLFFKLSESLLKETGILYIADSAVNINIVDTIKKHVIKRQHGGAPITWSINGSGRNFSISDKALGTRLDLISNPIINEDVIYKSFGSAAKFCLSSSTKNAYENLSEIAKPQKIKNQRISDYIYAKFIFCKTPIIKHSVSSSILVKFSKNFSYQNNETIINKGLYSFEIGKWNLVLGQSGVGKTTILKYIAEWYKNKNIDISNKPKKVFLLEQNPKLIEDISVKSNLILFNNNEKIINQVLINLGLPQSILKRVHSRNKLSGGEYQRIALAQAVISEPDLLLLDEPCTGMDQVKKYQFFSNLKSYYVSNEIKSPTIIAVDHEFNSIESFFNNYYEIIHQRIYAISK
- a CDS encoding pyridoxal phosphate-dependent aminotransferase family protein, which translates into the protein MQLVNNIINSGVRYYNEYTPLTSSEVIDDFGNKAVNFCSTQYLGIPWRADFNEQINSIKIDGSFFGSLGSNYLGGTHPSRLKLENKIKKLMSYPKALCFASGWAANYSICEYLSKDYDLIVSDIKNHNSVITGLKANHVKKLIVDLNETDLSEIVKDYKEDRIAVIYPTVEGITGVETFLKFSNLDDRRKVTIITDECHSFGILGHLGIKQHGFIRPDIRMIGFSKSLGIMGAAVLSSEVLINDLTQIASPWIYSTAIPPIIWDVISISLDISLECKKERIQIIDKANLLRSELNRFGISHSGSLHITGINFPSSIDPRHIENDLKSLGFFVIISEPPTTKNDELISRIAIQPTHTYQDIRKLVKCIFELLYI